Proteins from one Desulfovibrio sp. genomic window:
- a CDS encoding ABC transporter ATP-binding protein yields MDLLCVENLEVVYNDVILVLKGLSLTAADGRITALLGANGAGKSTTLKAISGLLVGEEGKITDGRVLFDGSPIHRLSPEKIVRTGVFQVMEGRRVFQDMTVEDNLRCGGYTRPSSEKADSLEMVYGYFPRLKERRKQLAGYMSGGEQQMLAIGRALMAKPRLLLLDEPSLGLAPLLVEEIFEIIARVNQESGATILLVEQNARAALNIAHSGFIMENGRIVLEGESQTLLNNPDVQEFYLGLSRGGQKRDYRDVKHYRRRKRWLG; encoded by the coding sequence GTGTACAACGACGTGATCCTTGTGCTCAAGGGGTTGTCGCTCACGGCCGCTGACGGGCGGATAACGGCTCTGTTGGGCGCCAACGGGGCTGGTAAATCCACCACGCTCAAGGCCATTTCCGGGCTTCTGGTCGGTGAGGAAGGCAAGATCACGGATGGGCGGGTTCTCTTCGATGGCTCGCCCATCCACCGGCTATCACCGGAGAAAATCGTCCGGACCGGGGTTTTCCAGGTGATGGAGGGGAGGCGGGTCTTTCAGGACATGACCGTGGAGGACAACCTTCGCTGCGGTGGGTACACGAGGCCTAGCTCGGAAAAGGCCGATTCCCTGGAGATGGTCTACGGGTATTTCCCCCGGCTCAAGGAGCGCCGCAAACAGCTGGCTGGCTACATGTCCGGCGGCGAGCAGCAGATGCTGGCCATAGGCCGCGCCCTTATGGCCAAACCGAGGCTCCTTTTGCTGGACGAGCCGTCCCTTGGCCTGGCCCCGCTTTTGGTGGAAGAGATTTTCGAGATCATCGCCCGGGTAAACCAAGAATCCGGGGCCACCATCCTTTTGGTGGAGCAGAACGCAAGGGCGGCCCTGAACATTGCCCACAGCGGCTTTATCATGGAAAACGGACGCATCGTGCTTGAGGGAGAATCCCAGACGCTTTTGAACAATCCCGATGTTCAGGAGTTCTACCTGGGGCTCTCCCGAGGCGGCCAGAAGCGCGACTACCGGGATGTCAAACACTACCGCAGACGCAAGCGTTGGCTGGGGTAG